One Onychostoma macrolepis isolate SWU-2019 chromosome 10, ASM1243209v1, whole genome shotgun sequence genomic region harbors:
- the zgc:172339 gene encoding endonuclease domain-containing 1 protein yields the protein MDHRTVLLAFLCFLLVTVRSEVQKDFSPECREFMYMGTPPRGLENRSLKKICQRYNGKPRYVTLYDVVDHIPVYSAYTFKRSDGFKKVDVPWMFEPQLSTASDSGEMQPFPPNDVHDSFSDAQAVLEDYSNIVDFERGHLNPDEHQAHPDDKAATYTLTNVVPQIREFNVGHWKQHEHIIRRRLNNYCRGKAYIVTGVTTSGRMIRRYNTDRVAVPTYLWSSYCCIDYDHNAPFDERSKFPAFAAYGLNEKEGAEVTEMSVQQIEDFLKKNTFVDKRFQIFFGNCEPNDAIMAGQT from the exons ATGGATCACCGGACTGTTTTGCTGGCGTTTCTCTGCTTTCTGCTCGTCACTGTGCGCTCAGAAGTGCAGAAAGATTTCTCACCCGAATGCCGTGAGTTTATGTATATGGGCACTCCCCCACGGGGTCTGGAGAACCGATCACTTAAAAAGATCTGTCAGCGTTATAACGGCAAGCCTCGGTATGTCACTCTGTATGATGTGGTGGATCACATCCCGGTGTATTCTGCATACACTTTCAAGCGCTCCGACGGCTTCAAGAAGGTTGATGTTCCTTGGATGTTCGAGCCTCAG CTCTCCACAGCATCAGACTCTGGTGAGATGCAACCATTTCCTCCCAATGATGTCCATGACAGTTTTTCAGACGCCCAGGCTGTCTTGGAAGACTACTCAAACATTGTTGACTTCGAACGAGGCCATTTGAACCCCGACGAGCACCAGGCTCACCCCGATGACAAGGCAGCCACGTATACCCTCACCAATGTGGTCCCACAGATCCGCGAGTTCAACGTGGGCCACTGGAAACAACACGAGCACATCATCCGCCGTCGACTCAACAACTACTGCCGCGGCAAGGCGTACATAGTCACGGGGGTCACCACGTCTGGTAGGATGATCCGTAGGTACAACACCGACCGAGTGGCCGTTCCAACCTACCTGTGGTCGTCCTACTGCTGCATCGATTACGATCACAATGCCCCGTTTGATGAGCGATCCAAATTCCCGGCCTTCGCAGCCTATGGGCTCAACGAGAAAGAAGGAGCAGAGGTCACAGAGATGTCTGTGCAGCAAATTGAAGATTTTTTGAAGAAGAACACCTTTGTGGACAAAAGGTTTCAGATTTTCTTTGGGAACTGTGAGCCTAATGATGCCATAATGGCAGGGCAGACTTAG